The sequence below is a genomic window from Longimicrobium sp..
GTGGTCGGTGGCGAACCACGACAGCGCCAGGTTCCCCAGCACGCCGAAGGGCACCAGGAACATGGCCATCCGCAGCACCCGGTCCAGGTGCTTCGAGAGCTTGCCGGGTTCGTTTGCGGGCGCTGCCGTGGGCGTCATGGGCGACGGGGCGAACGGTGAGTGTCGATCACTCGGGCGTAGCTTTCCAGCAGGCGGCCGTTGATGGCGGCCCAGTCGCGCTCGGCGGCGGCGGCGCGGGCCTGTGCGCCCATCCGCGCGCGGCCTTCCGGGTCGCGCAGCAGCTTCTCTACCGCCATCGCCAGGTCTTCCGGGTCGTTGGGGCGGGCGATGAACCCCGTGCGGCCGGGCTGCACCAGGTCTGGCGGGCCGCCGCGGTTCACCACCACGGTGGGCAGCCCCGAGGCCTGCGCCTCCACCACCACGTTGCCGAACGTTTCGGTGGTGGATGGAAAGACGAACGCATCGCCCGAGGCGTACCACCGGGCCAGCCCCTCGCCCGACTGGTGCCCCGCGAAGAAGGCGTCGGGCAGGTCGCGCTCCAGCTCGCCGCGCATGGGCCCATCCCCTACGAGCACCAGCCGGTAGTTGTTTCCACGCTGCCGCAGGATGCGGTCCATCCGCACCAGGTCGGCCATGTCCTTTTCCTTCACCAGCCGGCTGACCATCAGCACGATGGGCATCTCGCCCTCCGCGCCCGCCTGCCGGCGCAGCTCCGGGTCGCGGTGGCCGGGGGAGAAACGGGCCAGGTCGATGCCGCGCGACCACAGCTCCGTGTTCCCGATCCCCTGTTCCGCCAGCTCGGCGATGATGCTGTGCGACGGTGCGTACACCTTTCGGTCGCGACCGTAGAAGCGCCGCAGCATCCGCCACC
It includes:
- a CDS encoding glycosyltransferase family 1 protein, whose product is MPFPASTVNLSAAAPAPYIGEAYPPQPVQPAVQPTESSVPGRRPMRVVYFTESLLPHVDGVSRTLAQLFGFLERQGVEFRVYSPFVPGPEVSWSGRVRPVKFVRFPLYPDYRVSLPLGRGIARELKAWAPDLVHLVSPTPMARRAQTWAERNGVPTVSSFHTHFVSYFRYYGVPALEPFGWRMLRRFYGRDRKVYAPSHSIIAELAEQGIGNTELWSRGIDLARFSPGHRDPELRRQAGAEGEMPIVLMVSRLVKEKDMADLVRMDRILRQRGNNYRLVLVGDGPMRGELERDLPDAFFAGHQSGEGLARWYASGDAFVFPSTTETFGNVVVEAQASGLPTVVVNRGGPPDLVQPGRTGFIARPNDPEDLAMAVEKLLRDPEGRARMGAQARAAAAERDWAAINGRLLESYARVIDTHRSPRRP